A genomic window from Leishmania braziliensis MHOM/BR/75/M2904 complete genome, chromosome 19 includes:
- a CDS encoding putative methionine aminopeptidase yields MPCEGCGSSEAGLQCPTCKKLSLPPSFFCRQDCFKAHWGTHKLKHTDTRNLPATIPTMTEVDERLFNFTGPLRPGRITPRRAVPKEIARPDYADRNDGVSELEEKDSGSNRVIAHSLKNLHEDYNNTELRRGSDILKIKRVNALSREVLDIACAAVKTGITTDEIDRIVHEATIERGMYPSPLNYYNFPKSVCTSVNEIICHGIPDNRPLEEGDIVNIDVSCYLDGFHGDLNETVFVGKPDDESVKIVHTAYACLMAGISVVKPDELYRYVGDAIEARAEKSGCSVVRSYTGHGIGKCFHTAPNVCHYKDNKSSGLMKPGHVFTIEPMINLGTWQDVTWPDNWTSATKDGKRTAQFEHTIVCTPEGVELLTDWKDGIPFYQKQLKEWSIPIPAEDPTEVKI; encoded by the coding sequence ATGCCGTGCGAAGGCTGCGGCTCCAGTGAGGCCGGTCTGCAATGTCCGACCTGCAAGAAGCTCAGCCTGCCGCCGAGCTTCTTCTGTAGGCAGGATTGCTTTAAGGCGCACTGGGGAACGCACAAGCTGAAGCACACCGATACGCGGAACCTTCCCGCCACCATTCCCACCATGACGGAGGTGGACGAGCGGCTCTTCAACTTTACGGGTCCACTCCGCCCCGGAAGGATCACACCACGCCGTGCTGTGCCAAAGGAGATAGCGCGGCCAGACTACGCCGATCGAAACGACGGCGTGTCCGAGTTGGAGGAGAaggacagcggcagcaaccgCGTCATCGCCCACAGCCTCAAGAACTTGCATGAGGACTACAACAACACCGAGCTGCGCCGAGGTTCTGACATCCTCAAGATTAAGCGTGTGAATGCGCTCTCGCGTGAAGTACTGGATATtgcctgcgctgcggtgaAGACCGGCATCACGACGGACGAAATTGATCGCATTGTTCACGAGGCCACCATCGAGCGTGGTATGTACCCATCGCCTCTCAACTACTACAACTTTCCCAAATCTGTGTGCACTAGCGTCAACGAGATCATCTGCCACGGCATCCCTGACAACCGCCCACTAGAGGAAGGCGACATTGTAAACATCGACGTCTCCTGCTACCTCGATGGCTTCCACGGTGATTTGAACGAAACAGTGTTTGTAGGCAAGCCAGACGACGAGAGTGTGAAGATAGTGCACACGGCGTATGCCTGTTTGATGGCCGGCATTAGCGTCGTCAAGCCGGATGAGCTGTACCGCTACGTTGGCGATGCCATCGAGGCGCGGGCGGAGAAGTCAGGCTGCAGCGTGGTGCGCAGCTATACCGGCCACGGTATCGGCAAGTGCTTCCACACGGCACCGAACGTGTGCCACTACAAGGACAACAAAAGCTCTGGTCTCATGAAGCCTGGGCATGTCTTTACGATTGAGCCGATGATCAACCTCGGTACGTGGCAGGATGTGACGTGGCCAGACAACTGGACCAGTGCGACGAAGGACGGCAAGCGCACCGCACAGTTTGAGCACACAATCGTGTGCACCCCAGAAGGGGTGGAGTTGCTCACCGACTGGAAAGATGGCATACCCTTTTACCAGAAGCAGCTGAAGGAGTGGAGCATCCCGATTCCAGCCGAGGACCCCACTGAGGTCAAAATCTGA